Proteins from a single region of Desulfatiglans anilini DSM 4660:
- a CDS encoding CoB--CoM heterodisulfide reductase iron-sulfur subunit A family protein, producing the protein MSGHDLGPITPATGREAIGAVMVVGAGVSGIQAALDSANAGFRVYLVEKGPSIGGRMSQLDKTFPTNDCSMCILSPKFLECASNPNITILTETEVQAVDGEAGNFSVHLLAAPRFVDLEKCTGCGVCAEYCPVNIQDEYNAGLATVKCIHLPFPQAVPAASVVDPAHCLFLNRRECQICVPTCRNRAIDFHQQAQRHTIRVGGIILAPGYEPFDPSGQSLYGYDRFRNVFTGLEYERLLSASGPNAGVLRRPSDGTAPARIAWIQCVGSRDVSIGKGYCSSVCCMYAMKQVILSKEHIPGLEAVVFHNDVRAFGKGFERYYERAKGLDGVRFEWAKPVIVGEDPETHALTLRYRVGGEAVREESFDMVVLSVGLTSPSSHAELAGSFGIPLSEEGFCPSSASLRPMETGRPGVYACGVFCGPMDIPDSVTMASGAAALATRDLSRVRGTLVEEKSYPPERDSLGEPPRVGVFVCHCGTNIIKGVDVPKVVDYARGLDGVVHAQEETFSCSIDSIKRMVEVIQKKSLNRVVVAACTPRTHEPVFQDALKQAGLNPFLFEMANIREHCAWVHMGEKGPATQKARDLVRMAVMKARLLSPLTQPTYPVLRSALVIGAGIAGMSAALSLADQGVKVHLVEKGPALGGMARRLRRTLEGEDVQAALKTLTERVYRHLLIQVHKEAEIRHFSGYVGNFLTTIETGKRRTPVDIPHGATVVATGGKEFRPDEYFYGRNDRVLTHLELEGEIADGTARIKDCRSLVMIQCVGSRDAEHPYCSRVCCGQAVKNALGLKALNPAMKITVLYRDMRTYGLMENAYREAADKGVVFIRYHEADKPVVTAGEGGGPLEVLVTEPTLGRRLRLQADLVSLAAATIPAEDNHRLSQQLKVPLNADGFFMEAHMKLRPVDFPTDGIFMCGLAHGPKRLGESIAQGHAAAARVMTLLSREEMRGEGAVCRVDATKCTGCRVCETVCPFHAVAVDEGSGVAAVNPALCKGCGLCAASCRSGALQVMGNNEEQVFSQLEAFLVQPDGQRRVAV; encoded by the coding sequence ATGTCAGGACATGATCTGGGTCCCATAACACCGGCAACGGGCCGGGAGGCGATCGGCGCCGTCATGGTGGTCGGCGCCGGGGTGAGCGGCATACAGGCGGCGCTGGATTCCGCCAATGCGGGCTTCAGGGTCTACCTGGTGGAGAAAGGTCCCTCCATCGGGGGCAGGATGTCCCAGCTCGACAAGACCTTCCCGACCAACGACTGCTCCATGTGCATCCTGTCGCCGAAGTTTCTGGAATGCGCATCGAACCCGAACATCACCATCCTCACCGAAACGGAAGTGCAGGCGGTCGATGGGGAGGCGGGGAATTTCTCCGTGCATCTGCTGGCCGCCCCCCGGTTCGTGGATCTCGAAAAATGCACCGGCTGCGGGGTTTGCGCCGAGTATTGCCCTGTCAACATCCAGGATGAGTACAATGCCGGGTTGGCGACGGTCAAGTGCATCCACCTGCCTTTTCCGCAGGCCGTGCCGGCGGCGAGCGTGGTGGACCCGGCCCACTGCCTTTTTCTGAATCGCAGGGAATGCCAGATCTGCGTCCCCACATGCAGGAACCGGGCGATCGACTTCCACCAGCAGGCGCAGCGCCACACCATCCGCGTCGGCGGGATCATCCTCGCGCCGGGCTACGAACCCTTCGACCCGTCCGGGCAGAGCCTCTACGGTTATGACCGCTTCAGAAACGTGTTCACCGGCCTCGAGTACGAGCGCCTCTTGAGCGCCAGCGGGCCGAACGCGGGCGTTCTCAGGCGGCCGTCGGACGGCACCGCGCCGGCCCGGATCGCCTGGATCCAGTGCGTGGGCTCGCGGGACGTCTCGATCGGGAAAGGCTACTGCTCGTCGGTCTGCTGCATGTATGCCATGAAGCAGGTGATCCTTTCGAAGGAGCACATCCCCGGGCTCGAGGCGGTTGTCTTCCACAACGACGTGCGGGCGTTCGGCAAAGGCTTCGAACGCTACTACGAGCGGGCCAAAGGGCTCGACGGGGTTCGGTTCGAGTGGGCGAAGCCCGTGATCGTGGGCGAGGACCCCGAAACGCATGCCCTGACCCTGCGGTATCGAGTGGGCGGCGAGGCGGTGCGCGAAGAGAGCTTCGACATGGTGGTCCTCTCCGTCGGGCTCACCTCCCCGTCAAGCCACGCTGAACTGGCCGGCAGCTTCGGAATCCCGCTCAGCGAGGAGGGGTTCTGCCCTTCTTCGGCCTCCCTGCGCCCGATGGAGACCGGACGCCCCGGGGTCTATGCCTGCGGGGTCTTCTGCGGCCCGATGGACATCCCCGACTCGGTCACCATGGCGAGCGGCGCGGCGGCCTTGGCGACCCGTGATCTCAGCCGTGTCCGGGGGACGCTCGTCGAAGAGAAGAGCTATCCGCCGGAGCGGGATTCTCTGGGCGAGCCGCCCCGGGTGGGGGTCTTCGTCTGCCACTGCGGAACCAACATCATCAAGGGGGTGGATGTCCCGAAGGTGGTGGACTATGCCAGGGGGCTCGACGGGGTCGTGCACGCCCAGGAGGAGACCTTCAGCTGCTCCATCGATTCGATCAAGCGGATGGTCGAGGTGATCCAGAAGAAGTCCCTGAACCGGGTGGTGGTGGCGGCCTGCACCCCCCGGACCCATGAACCGGTTTTTCAGGACGCCCTCAAACAGGCGGGACTGAACCCGTTCCTTTTCGAGATGGCCAATATCCGGGAGCACTGCGCCTGGGTTCACATGGGAGAAAAAGGGCCGGCGACGCAGAAGGCGCGGGACCTGGTTCGGATGGCGGTCATGAAGGCCAGGCTCCTCTCGCCCCTGACGCAGCCGACCTATCCCGTTCTGCGCTCCGCGCTGGTGATCGGGGCCGGGATCGCGGGGATGTCCGCGGCGCTTTCGCTCGCCGATCAGGGTGTCAAGGTCCATCTGGTCGAGAAGGGGCCGGCGCTCGGGGGGATGGCGCGAAGGCTCCGCCGCACGTTGGAGGGCGAGGACGTCCAGGCGGCCCTGAAGACGCTGACGGAGCGGGTCTACCGGCACCTGCTGATCCAGGTGCACAAGGAGGCCGAGATCCGGCATTTTTCCGGGTATGTCGGCAATTTCCTAACCACCATCGAGACCGGGAAACGGCGGACGCCGGTGGATATCCCGCACGGCGCGACAGTGGTGGCGACCGGCGGCAAAGAGTTCCGCCCCGATGAATATTTCTACGGCCGGAACGACCGGGTCCTGACCCACCTCGAACTCGAGGGGGAGATTGCGGACGGAACCGCGCGGATCAAGGACTGCCGGTCTCTGGTGATGATCCAGTGCGTGGGATCGCGGGATGCCGAGCACCCCTATTGCAGCCGGGTCTGCTGCGGTCAGGCCGTGAAAAACGCCCTCGGCCTGAAGGCCTTGAATCCGGCCATGAAGATCACCGTCCTGTATCGGGACATGCGGACCTACGGTTTGATGGAAAACGCCTATCGCGAGGCGGCGGACAAAGGGGTGGTGTTCATCCGCTACCATGAGGCGGACAAGCCCGTGGTGACGGCCGGAGAAGGCGGCGGGCCCCTGGAGGTGCTGGTGACCGAGCCGACGCTCGGGCGCAGGCTCAGGCTTCAGGCGGATCTCGTCTCGCTTGCCGCTGCGACCATTCCCGCAGAGGACAACCACCGTCTCTCGCAGCAGCTGAAGGTGCCGCTGAATGCGGACGGATTCTTCATGGAGGCCCACATGAAGCTTCGGCCGGTGGATTTCCCGACGGACGGGATCTTCATGTGCGGACTGGCCCACGGCCCCAAACGGCTCGGGGAGAGCATCGCCCAGGGGCACGCCGCGGCCGCGCGGGTGATGACCCTGCTCTCGCGGGAGGAGATGCGCGGCGAGGGGGCCGTCTGCCGGGTGGATGCGACGAAGTGCACGGGTTGCCGGGTGTGTGAAACCGTCTGCCCGTTCCATGCCGTGGCGGTCGACGAAGGCAGCGGGGTTGCCGCGGTGAACCCGGCGCTTTGCAAGGGGTGCGGACTTTGCGCCGCCTCCTGCCGGAGCGGCGCCCTGCAGGTCATGGGAAACAACGAGGAGCAGGTCTTCTCGCAGCTCGAAGCGTTTTTAGTGCAGCCCGACGGACAGCGCCGAGTGGCGGTCTGA